One genomic region from Cardinium endosymbiont of Dermatophagoides farinae encodes:
- the acs gene encoding acetate--CoA ligase, producing the protein MKSLKTDLDLNAIYPPSDTIQEKAYVSSLEEYLKRYSASIEDPVQFWKKIAAQFFWKRQPTGPFLSYNFDLKKGPIFTKWMEGGLTNVCYNLVDKPIQEGYGDKIAYYWEGNEPSEQKQITYQALLNAICKCANVLKSLGIQKGDRVAIYMPTTIEAIVVMLSCARIGAVHTVIFTGFSADALAERIIAAKAKLLVTANGTFRGTKFIALKSIATQALIQCKAAGHPLHHCIVFNRLQTTPQTEPIPDIPWDDSIDLAWDTLMAPVSDLCEPEWVDAEDPLFILYTSGSTGKPKGLLHTSGGYLLYAATLFKYAFDYHPEDLFFCSGDLGWITGHTFNVYGALACRSTSVIFDGIPTYPDGGRFWDLIDRYKVTTFYTAPTAIRTLMKLESSYVTNYSRASLRILGSVGEPIDPATWAWFYQVVGESRCPIIDTFWQTETGAPIICPLPGVTPLKPGSATLPFWGILPTIVDDDGVEIIGEGKGHLVIKNPWPGMARTIDGHHERFESTYFKPYNGYYYTGDGARRDADGYFWIIGRTDDMLNSSGHLLSTAEIESALMQHPSVAEAAAVSAPHPIKGESIHCFIVLKDRWLYDHIIESEIKSIIGNRLGAFAIPDLIHPVPALPKVASGKIMRRLLRKIVRQEVHLGDTSTLVDPTIVHQLRKLTQHKVKIF; encoded by the coding sequence ATGAAAAGCCTTAAGACTGATTTAGATTTAAATGCAATATACCCTCCTTCCGATACGATTCAAGAAAAAGCATATGTCTCCTCATTGGAGGAATACCTAAAGAGATATAGCGCCTCTATTGAGGATCCTGTTCAGTTTTGGAAAAAAATAGCCGCACAATTTTTTTGGAAAAGGCAACCAACCGGTCCATTTCTAAGCTATAATTTTGACCTAAAAAAAGGACCCATTTTCACCAAATGGATGGAAGGTGGCTTAACAAATGTTTGTTACAACTTAGTAGATAAACCCATTCAAGAGGGGTATGGCGATAAGATCGCCTACTATTGGGAAGGGAACGAGCCAAGCGAACAAAAACAAATCACCTACCAAGCGTTGCTTAACGCTATTTGTAAATGTGCAAATGTGCTAAAATCGCTAGGCATACAAAAAGGGGACAGGGTAGCCATCTACATGCCCACCACTATAGAGGCTATAGTAGTGATGTTAAGTTGTGCACGCATTGGTGCGGTCCACACTGTTATTTTTACAGGATTTTCAGCAGATGCACTAGCAGAACGCATCATAGCGGCAAAAGCAAAGCTCTTGGTAACAGCTAACGGAACATTTCGTGGAACAAAATTTATTGCGCTCAAATCAATTGCAACCCAAGCATTGATCCAATGTAAAGCGGCTGGTCATCCACTCCACCACTGTATTGTTTTCAATCGACTGCAAACCACTCCACAAACCGAACCCATACCCGATATCCCATGGGACGATTCCATAGATCTCGCGTGGGACACATTGATGGCACCTGTATCAGATCTATGTGAACCTGAGTGGGTGGATGCTGAAGATCCATTATTTATACTCTATACAAGCGGATCGACTGGAAAGCCCAAAGGTTTATTGCATACAAGTGGAGGTTATTTATTGTATGCAGCAACCCTATTTAAATATGCATTTGACTACCACCCAGAAGATCTATTTTTCTGTTCTGGCGATTTAGGATGGATTACAGGCCATACCTTTAATGTGTATGGTGCACTGGCCTGTAGAAGCACCTCTGTTATATTTGATGGCATTCCAACCTATCCAGATGGAGGCCGCTTCTGGGATTTGATTGATAGATATAAGGTAACGACATTTTATACAGCGCCCACTGCGATTCGTACCCTTATGAAACTCGAGTCGTCTTATGTTACAAACTATAGTAGAGCCTCTTTGCGCATACTTGGTTCAGTGGGTGAACCGATTGATCCTGCAACCTGGGCCTGGTTTTACCAAGTAGTTGGGGAAAGCCGATGTCCCATCATTGACACCTTTTGGCAGACAGAAACAGGTGCACCCATTATTTGTCCGCTTCCTGGCGTTACGCCATTGAAACCTGGATCTGCTACACTCCCTTTTTGGGGCATTCTGCCCACCATCGTTGATGACGATGGCGTTGAAATTATAGGTGAAGGAAAGGGCCATCTCGTTATCAAAAATCCCTGGCCAGGCATGGCACGGACCATTGATGGCCATCATGAACGATTTGAGTCTACCTACTTTAAGCCATACAACGGATATTACTATACAGGCGATGGTGCAAGACGTGATGCAGATGGTTATTTTTGGATTATAGGTAGAACAGATGACATGTTGAATAGCTCCGGTCATTTACTATCAACCGCCGAGATTGAATCCGCATTGATGCAACACCCATCAGTGGCTGAAGCAGCTGCCGTCTCTGCACCACATCCCATAAAAGGCGAATCCATCCATTGTTTTATTGTATTAAAAGATAGATGGTTATATGATCACATCATTGAATCTGAGATCAAATCAATCATTGGAAATAGGCTAGGCGCCTTTGCCATTCCAGACCTGATCCACCCTGTACCCGCTCTACCTAAAGTAGCCTCTGGAAAAATAATGCGCCGACTACTCAGAAAAATAGTTCGGCAAGAAGTGCATTTAGGTGATACCTCAACACTAGTTGATCCAACTATTGTCCATCAGCTGCGCAAGCTGACCCAGCATAAAGTTAAAATTTTTTAA